A single genomic interval of Lysobacter avium harbors:
- a CDS encoding hexameric tyrosine-coordinated heme protein, whose amino-acid sequence MTDTWLPTMITATPQEGFELAIALSRRGVKYTQPDMAKLNELRPEYANSADGLTAASQVIAINFQTVAAANNYWRTNPA is encoded by the coding sequence GTGACCGATACATGGCTGCCGACAATGATCACCGCGACCCCGCAGGAAGGCTTCGAGCTGGCGATCGCGCTCAGCCGTCGCGGGGTCAAGTACACCCAACCGGACATGGCCAAGCTCAATGAGCTGCGGCCCGAGTACGCGAACTCGGCAGACGGGCTTACCGCTGCGTCGCAGGTTATTGCGATCAACTTCCAGACCGTCGCGGCTGCGAACAATTACTGGCGGACGAACCCGGCCTAG